One Archangium violaceum genomic window, GCCTGGTGACGGCGGTCCGCGGCAACAAGGTGGACATCACCTTCAAGTCGGAGACGAAGACGCTCGTCCACGCCGCCGGCGCCGCCCCCGCGGAGAAGCCCACCTTCAATCCACCCAGCGCGAAAGCTACGGGCCCAGCGGACAAGCCACAGGCCCAGGAGACGCAAGAGCCCGCTTCCTCGCCAACCAGCCCCGCTGAGGGTTGACAGAGGCGCCGGGGAGGCTGGACGGTAGGCCTCCCCGTATGCGCGCGCCGCTTCTCCTCCCCCTGCTGCTCCTCCTGTCGCCCCTGGCGGTGGCGGCTCCCTTCCCGGTGACGGCCACCCCCGCCCAGGTGGTGCTCGGCCAGGACAAGGCGGTGCTGGTGCAGGTGAAGGTGCCGCGCGGCACGCCCGCCCTTCGAGCCGCGGCCTCCACGGGCAGCCTGGTGCCGCTGCCCGCCACCGCGCGGGGCGTGTACTCGTACCGCTGGGTGCCCCCGGACATCCGCTATCCGCTCCTGGCGGTGCTCGCCTTCTGGGTCGAGCCCCCCGGGAGCCCGCCGGAGGTCACCACCCTGCACATCCCCCTGCTGGGCCGCACGACGCTGGATGTGGACACGAACGTGGGCGCGGGCGCCGAGGTGGTGGTCCAGGTGGCCGACATGCGCTTCGGCCCCGTGCGCACCAACCGCAAGGGCCGCGCCCAGGTCCAGGTGGAAGTGCCTCCCGGCGTGCGCGAGGCCAGCGTGCTCGCCACCGCCAAGGGCCAGCAGACCCACCGGACCACCCGGCTCGACGTGCCTCCCGAGCGGCCCCTGCTCGCGTTCATCAGCCCCGACGTGCTCCCGGTGGAGGGCAGCGGGTGGTTGATGGTGCTGGGCGAGCAGCCCGTGCCCGACTCGGAGTTGAAGCTGGATGTGCGCGGAGGGAGCGCACGGGAGCAGGCCCCGGGCATGTTCCGCGTGAAGCCGGACTCCGGCTCGAACGTCGTCGTGGTGGACGTGCACCGCAAGGACGGTGCCGGCGCCGCGCGCGTCACCGCCCCGGTGTCCGCTCCCATCGTGGCCTACGTCCCTCCGCCCGAGCCGCCTCCCGAGGTGGCGCCCCCTCCCGAGGTGAAGCCCGAGCCCTCCGTAGACTGGGCGAAGTACGTGAGCTGGAGCCACCTGTCCTTCCACCTGCTGGCCGGAGGCTTCCTCGCCGGCGGCGACAACCGCGGGCCCCTGGCCTCGGTGGGCCTGGCCTACCGCCTGCCCCCGCTCGCGAACCGCCTCTTCTGGTTGGAGGCGGAGGCGGGAGTGCGCCAGTTGGTGAGCCATCCCCTCGTGGAGCAGCTGGGACCCCTGGACTCGCGGGTGGTCGCCCTCCCCCTGCTGTTGTCCGCAAGGGGACTGATCTTCGAGCGCGGGCCCCTGTCCGTCCACGGCCGCGCGGGAGCTGGGGTAATGTTCTTCGAGCAACGAGTGACGAGCTCGTTCTTCGCGGAACCGCGCATCCAGCGCGGACAGTCGTTCATGGGCTTCGTGGCGGCCCAGGCCGCCTGGAGTTTCGGCGCGGCGAGCGCCCTGTTCGAGCTGCGGGGCAGCTACGCCGCGGCTCAGGCAAGTGAGATCGACGCCCAGCTCGGCGGCCTGTCCGCCTCGCTGGGGGTGAGGTACTCCTTATGAGGAAGTTCCTGCCCCTTCTCCTGGTTCTGCTGTGCGCGTGTACATCCGAGCCACCGGCCCTGGCCGAGCCTCACATCCTCTCCATCACACCCGCGGAGCAGTTCTTCACCGAGTCGCAACGTGTCACCGTGCAGCTCGACACGGATCCGCGCTTCCTCGTGAACTACAGCGACAAGTCCGTCCAGATGCTCGAGCAGCCGATGCTGGAGATTGGCTGGCTGTCGGTGAAGCTGGATGCCTACCTGGGTCACGGACGGTTCCAGGGCACGGTGACCCCGGGGCTGACTGTCGGCCGTTACTCCATCCGGGTGACCCTGGGGGACGGGCGCGAAGCCACCCTCTCCGACGCCTATGAGATCAAGGAGGGTGGAACACCGCCGTGGATCAGCTATTGGATCGAATCCGTTGGGGATCAGATCCAGGGCCAGCCCTTCATCGTTACCATCCATGCCGAGAGCTCGAAGGCCGATTCCTTCGCGGGTCCGGCCACGATCATCATCTACAGGGGTGGCGAGATCATCGACTCCGTCTCCAGCGGCACCTTCTCCGGGGGCGTGCTCCTCCAGGAGCTCACCATCAACGAGTACGGCGAGGACTTCGTCCTCGTGATCGAGGACGAACAGGGCAACAGAGCCACCTCGAACGCCTTCCTGGTGAGCAAAAAGCAGAAGAACTGATTCACGAGACTCATGAGCATCGACTCCTCTTCCCCCTTTTCCTGGCAGTTCAACCTCGGACGAATCCCGATCCTCGTCGAGCCGAGCTTCTGGCTGATGACGGCCATGTTCGGACTGTTCGGGAGCCGGAGCTGGCAGGCCGTGCTGTCCTGGATGGCCGTGGTCTTCGTCTCCATCCTCGTGCATGAGCTCGGACACGCGCTCATGGCCATGGGCCTGGGCTGCGACGTTGCGGGCATCCGGCTCTACATGGGAGGCGGACTGACCTACTTCGACCGGGCGCTCAGCCGCTGGCGGGACGTCGCGGTCTCCGCGGCCGGGCCGTTCACCGGCTTCCTCTTCGGCGGGTTGATGCTCGCCGTCAACATCTTCATCCCCCCGAAGAGCGAGATGGGGCAGATCATCCTGGTCGACCTGCTGTGGGTCAACTTCGGGTGGGGCATCATCAACCTGCTGCCGGTCCCCCCGCTGGATGGGGGCCACATCGTGCGCGGCGTGCTCGGGCCCAAACGGCAGCGCATCTCCCTGTGGGTGGGCGTCCTCACCGCCGGCGCGGTGGTGGCCCTGGCGCTGAACTTCCGCGCCTTCTTCATCGTCTTCATGTTCGGCATGTTCGGCTACCAGTGCTGGCAGGCCCTCCAGGTGACGAGGGACATCAAGCCCCTGGAGCCCGTGAAGGTCACGGAGACCGAGCCGGATGCGCTCGCGCGCGGCTGGCAGGCCCTGCGCTCCGGCAACGAGAGCGAGGCGGCGCGGCTGGGGCACCTGGCCCTGTCGGCCGCGAAGCCGGGCGAGGAGAGCAACGCGGCGAGGGATCTGCTCGCCTGGGTGGCGCTCGCCGATGGCAATCCCCGCTACGCCCTGTCCCACCTGGAGAAGGTGGATCCGCCCCAGGCCGCGCGGCCCTACAGCCTGGCGGTGGCGTTCGAAGCCGCGGGCCTGCCGGAGCGCGCCCTGCCCCACGCGCTCGCCGCGCTGGAGAAGGAGCGCACGGAGGCGGTGGCCGCGCTGGCGGTGCGCCTGCTGGTGAAGGCCCAGCGTCTGGACGAGGCCGAGCGCATCGCGCGGGAGTTCGCCTGGAAGACGCCGGCGAAGCGGGACGCGGTGCTGGCGGACGTGGCGGTGGCCCGGGGCGACTTCGGCGGAGCGGCGTTGCTCCACGCGCGCGCCTTCGAGGCCGCGGGCCGCGCGGAGGACGCGTACCAGGCCGCCCGCAACCACGCGCGCGCCGGTCAGGTGGCGCCCGCCTCCGCGTGGCTGAAGTGCGCCCTGGAGGCGGGTTATGACGACCTCGAGACGCTCGCCCAGGAGCCCGCGCTGGCCGAGGTCCGCGCCGCTCCGGAGATCGCCGAGTGGCTCGCCCGCCGCAAGCAGGGCGCCGCCTAGAGCGCGGGCAGCGGGATGGCGGGGAAACCCGCCCCTGTGAGCCTTTCACGGAATAAGCGCCGCGATCGGAGTTCTTTCGATCGAGGTGACCATGAAAGCGCTCACTTGCATGGCGGTTCTCGCCTGGGGCGGGACCGCGCTCGCGGGCGAAGCATCGCCCCCGAAGTTTCCCATTGGCGTGTCCGCGGCACTGTACGACATCTCGGTCCCACCCGATCGGCGGCCCACCCCCGAGCGGGTGGCCCTGGGAGAGAAACTCTTCAACGACAAGCGACTGTCCGCCGATGACTCGGTGAGTTGCGCGACGTGTCATGACCCGAAGCGCGCGTTCACCGATGGAAAGGCCACGTCCGTCGGCATCAAGAACCAGGTGGGCCAACGCAACAGCCCCACGGTCCTGAACGCCTTGTTCGCCGCCACCCAGTTCTGGGACGGGCGCGCGGGGACGCTCGAGGAACAGGCCATGTTGCCCATCCTCAACCCCATCGAAATGGGAATGCCCTCCCCGGAAGCGGTGGTGGCGAAGGTCAAGGGCATCCCGGAGTACCGGACGGAGTTCCAGAAGGTCTTCGGTCGCGAGCCCAACTACGACGATCTCGCCTCGGCCATCGCCGCCTTCGAGCGGATGCAGTTCTCCGGCAATGCCCGCTTCGACCGGTTCCTCGCTGGTGACGCCAAGGCCCTCAACGCGTCGGAGAAGCGCGGCTGGGCCCTCTTCAACGGCAAGGCGCGCTGCAACACCTGCCACGCCGGCAACGCCGTCTCTCCCCTCTTCTCCGATCAGAAGTTCCACAACATCGGCATCGCCGCGCACAAACAGGACTTCCCGAAGCTCGCCGCGGAGGCCCTGAAGATCGTCCGCACCGGGGACGAGAAGCAGATCGACGAGCTCGCCCTGGAGACGAAGTTCTCCGAGCTGGGCCGCTTCCTGGTGACGAAGAACGAGAACGACATCGGCGGCTTCAAGACACCGACCCTGCGCAACGTGGGCGTCACCGGCCCGTACATGCATGACGGCTCGCTGACGACGCTCTGGGACGTGGTCGATCACTACAACAAGGGAGGCATCGCCAATCCGTTCCTCGACGGAGGCATGCAGCGGCTGGGCCTCACCGAGCCGGAGATCGACGATCTGGTCGCCTTCATGTTCGCCCTCACCGCGGACGACTTCTCCCAGCTGGAGAAGCAGGAGCTCGCACGCCAGCGCGCCCGCAAGAACATCCGTCCCGAGCGCGACACCGCCGCGGCCCTCGGCAAGAAGGGCAACCTCGGCGACCTGGCCCCCAACCCGAACCTCGACATCAAGAACCCCGCCGAGCTGGGCCTCTATGGGCCCGTCCGTTCCCCGGAGAAGTGACCCATGCGCAAGCCCATCAAGAGCATCGAGACCCGGCATTACGAGGAGCGCGACGCCTTCTTCGACGGACTGCGGCGCCTGGACCGACGATCCTTCATGAAGATCGCCGGCATCTCCGCGGGCATCGCGGCGTCCAAGGCCCTCATCTCCCCCCACAGCTTCCAGCTCATCGACGTGGCCTCCGCGGCCCCGTCCAAGCCCCGCTTCACCTTCGCGTACATCTCCGACACGCACCTGTACAAGAAGGAGCTAAATGACCGCTTCGTGCGCTCCATCCTGCGCGCCGTCGATGACGTGAACCGGTTGGATCCCCAGCCGGACTTCGTCCTCTTCGGCGGCGACCTGGCCCAGCTCGGACAGAAGGAGGAGCTCGACCTCGGCAAGGAGATCCTCAAGAGCGTCAAGGCCCCCGTGCGCATGATGGTGGGCGAGCACGACTGGTTCCTCGACATGGGCGAGCACTGGCGCTCGCTCTTCGGCGAGCCGCAGTACTCGTTCGATCACAAGGGCGTGCACTTCGTCACGCTGATGAGCGTGAACGAGAAGGACTTCTGGACCGAGCGCGGCATGACGCCCATGGAGCGCATGCAGACGGTGGCGGGGCTCGACAACGGCCTGCAGTCCCGCTTCGAGGTCGGCGCCGCGGGCCGCGAATGGCTCAAGCGCGATCTGGCGAAGGTGGACAAGAAGACCCCGCTCATCATCTTCAGCCACTCGCCGCTCTACAAATACTACAAGCCGTGGAACTTCTGGACGGATGACGCGGACGACGTGCAGGCCATCCTCCGCCCCTTCGAGAACGTGACGGTGATCCACGGTCACACGCACCAGATGCTGAGCAACCGGATCGGCAACATCAGCTTCCACGGAATGCTCTCCACCGCCTGGCCGTGGCCCTACGCCCCCGAGGGACTCCCCTCCCTGACGGTGCAGATGAACCGCGCCGATCCCTTCAGCAACTTCGATGGCTGCGGAGATGGCCGCTTCGATGTGCTCGAGGCGGGCCTCGTGGACAAGCTCTACAACCTCTGGGACCGCAACCCGGTCACCATCCGCTCCAGCTACCTCGCGTCCAACGGGAAGAACGACCGCCCGGCGGCGACCAAGCTTCCGTCCTACTAGGAGCCCACAACGATGAACGCGCGCAAGACATCCGGTATCGCGGCGCTCGCCGCCCTCGGTCTCCTCTCGCTCGGAGCCGCTCCTCGAAAGGACGAGGCTCCCAAGCACCAGGTCCCCAGGTCCAAGGACGGCGACGTCGTGATCGCCCTGTGCGACGGCGAGACGACGCTCGAGGTCGACGGCGTGAAGGATCCGTCGAAGATCGACAGGAAGAAGGCGCAGGAGATCTCCAACCACCTCATGTCGGAGTGGCGCAAGAAGAACCCGAACGCCCACTGGGACGATCCGGCCCCCGTGCTCCTGGCGAACGCCCAGCCTCCCACGCCCCCCCAGGCCACCAAGGCTCCCGTCGCCAACCAGGGACAGAGCGCTTCGTCCAACGCGGACGCCGTCCAGAAGAAGCAGGACGCCAACGTCCAGGCGGGACACACCTACGGCGCCTTCAGTGCTCGCGACGAGGCGCTCTGGAAGGCATCGGCCGAGCAGATCGTCCAGGAGGGGCACAAGGTCTTCCATGACGCGAAGGAGCTCGGCAGCACCGTGGCCGTGTCCTGCGACATGTGCCACCCCGATGCTTCCAACACCCACCCGGAGACCTACCCGAAGTACCAGGTGCAGCTCGGCCGCGTGGCGCTGCTGCGCGACATGATCAACTGGTGCATCGAGAACCCCGTGCGCGGCAAGCCGCTCGCCGAGGACGACCCCCGGATGAAGGCCATGGAGGCGTATATCTACGCCCAGCGCAAGGGTGTGAAGCTGGAGTACGGCAAGCACTGAGTCCTCGGCACGGGATTGGCCATGTGGAACCGCAAGAGCGCCCACGGGAGCGGACGCACCCCCTCGTTCGACGAGGAGGCAGTGCAGCACCTTCCCGCCATCTTCGACACCGCCCTCCGGTTGTGCGGCAGCGAAGCGGACGCGCAGGATCTCACGCATGACACGTACGTGCGGGCGCTCGCCGCGGCGGATCGTTACGAGCAGCGCACCTCACTGCGCGCCTGGCTCCTGACGATCCTCCACAACCTCTTCCGCACACGCCGAAGGGATCAATCCCGCCATCCGGAGGTCGAGCTGGACGAGGAGTCCCTTCCTCCGGAGCCGGAGACGGAGCCCGTGCGGTGGAAGGCGGTGACTCCCGCCCAGCTCGATGCCGCCATCCGGGAGCTGCCCCTGAAGCTTCGGGAAGTGGTGGTGCTGCGAGATCTCCAGGGACTGAGCTATCGTGAGATCTCGCAGGTGCTGGACGTGCCCGCCGGCACGGTGATGTCGCGCCTCCATCGCGGGAGATTGGCGTTGAAGGAGGCCTTGTTACCCAGAACGGAAGACGTCGCCCCGGGCGACCATCAGCGAGACGTACAATGAGCCCCTCCTGCGATTCGGTGCGGACCTTCCTGTCCGCGTACCTCGACGGTGAGGCGACTCCCCTGCCCCGCGTTGACCTCGAGCGACACCTGGAGTCCTGCACCACCTGCGCCCGCGAGGCCGAGGACCTGAGAACCCTTCGCACCGTGGTGCGAAATGCCTGGGTTCCGGCCCCCGTCCCCGCAGGGCTCCGTCGAAGCGTGGAGGCACTTCGAGCCGACCGGCACCCCCGCCGCCGTCTCGTCGCCCTGGGTGGGGCTCTGGCCGCCCTCGCCGCGGCCCTGCTGGTGTTCCTCGTCCCGGGCTCCACGGCCAAGGCCTCCTCGCTCGCCGAGGCGGCCGTGATCACCCATCAGGGGCTCGTGAATGGTCTGCTGCCCCTGGATGTCGCCGAGCGGGATCCCACCCGGCTCTCCGCCCTCCTGTCGGCGCGCCTCCCGTTCCAGGTGGTGCTGCCGAAGCTCGACGACGCCACGCTCAAGCTCGACGGCGCACGCATGGTGCCCCTGGATGGCGCCTATGCGGCCGTCGTGAGCTACCGCAGGGAGGGCGAGCCCGTGAGCCTCGCCATCGCGCCGCGGCCCTACGCCGGCAAGCCCTCGGGTGAGTCGCGCACCGAGGTGTTCCGCAGCGTCCGCTTCGAGTCGCGCGAAATGCACGGCTACCACGTCATCTCGTGGAGCGAGGGCGCGCTGAGCTACTCTCTCGTCTCCCGCCGCCCGGCGGACGGACGTGCCTCGTGCGCGGTGTGCCACGGACAGAGCTCCGGGCTCCAGCGCGTGGACGAGTTCCACGGCATCCGTTGAGCGTCTCATCGAAGGTGAGGCCATCCAGGAGGGAGGATGCCATCCGCCACGGCGAGTTCCCTGGCGAATCTCAACTCGTGGCCGATGCGCTCGGACTCAGGGAAGAGCTTCTCCGCTGTTTCGCCAAGCTGGAGCGCCTTAGCCAGTGACTCCCGGGTCCTCTTCGAAGACCAGTAGCTGATGAGTCCTGCCCAGGCCTCCTCGAGCGTCCCCAGCGCTTTGCGTGCACCTTCCTCGAAGAGCGTTTCAGCTTCAGGCGGTGAGTCGTGGAAGATGTCCAGGAAGTAGGCCAGTTCCACCAGCGCCGGGGCGCTCCGGCCCGAAGCCAGAACAGCCTGCTCGAGCAGTTGCCGCAGCTCCACTTCCACCGCTTCACTGGTTGAATCAGAAGGGGGGTTGTCATCCAGACGCAAGAGCCGGGCGAGCTCCATGAGGTTGGGCACGAACGCGGGACATGACTCGGCCAACTCACGGTGCAGTCTCAATTGCTCCTCGCTGGGCTGGTTGGCGTCTCCCGCCGCGCGAGCAGCCCGCATTCTCGCCACCAGTTCGTCGAGAAGGGGGTGCTTCACAGATCGCCCCCCTTCTCCATCAAACGCGGGGCCTCGAGAATGAGCTTCTTCGCCATCTTGAGCTGCGCTTGCGTTGCGATGCTGAAGTCCTTTCCACTCAGCATCTTCTCGATTTGGTACAGCGTGTATTCGCGAAGCTGCGATGGGAAGTCCTTGGCACGCTGCAGCGAGGCAGGGATATCGCCCAGCCTGGTGTTGAGCCTGGCGATGTCGTTCAGCAGGCGAGTGGCGTGAGGTTGTGAGAGCAGCCCCCCTGCGCTGGCCTCGGCGATGAGCGCTTCGGCCTCGGCGAACCGTCCCTGCGCAATCAACGCATGAATGCGGGTGGCAACCGTGTTGCCCTTGGTGCGTACGCCCTCCTCAGGCTCGTCACCGTATGCATCCCACGTCGCGCTCCGGGCCTGGGGCGCGTCCCGAACCTCTCTGGAAGCGTGAGTGCATGCTCCGCTGGCGATGAGGAAGCCGACCGTCAGTATCAACCGGACGTACATGCTTCATCCCCCTATCGAAGAAGACCCTCACCCCAACCCTCTCCCAGAGGGAGAGGGGGCTTTGCGCAGGAGCTCCACGGTTCGCGTCATGTCCTCCGGCAGTGGGGACTCCAGCGCGCTCGCCTCCACTCCCGGCAGTGCTGGCCACTCCAACCGCGCCGCGTGCAGCGGTGTCCTCGCCAGCACCTCCTCCTCCCCTTCCCCTCCCAGCTCATTCGCCTTCAACGGATCGGCCCGCCCGTATTGGTGATCCACCAGCAACGGGTGCCCCTCCGACAGCAGGTGCACGCGGATCTGATGCGTCCGCCCCGTCTGCGGCTCGGCCTCCACCAGCGAGGCCGCCGTGAAGACCTCCACCGGCCTCACCCGCGTCCTCGAGGGCTTTCCCTCCTCCCCCGGCCTCGCCACCCGCATCCGCCCCTTGCGCGCCGGCACCAGCGCCGCGTCCACCATCCGCGGCGTCTCCAGCCGGCCCTCCACCAGCGCCAGGTAGCGCTTGCGCACCTTGCCGGACTCGAACGCCATCGACAGCGTCCGGTGCTTCTCCGGCTCCAGCGCGAACACCATCACCCCCGAGGTGTCCCGATCCAACCGGTGCACCACGTACACCTTCCGCTTCAGCTGCTCTTCCAGCACCTCGCGCAGCGAGGGACCACTCCCCTCGCCGCGCCCGGGGATGACCAGCATCCCCGCCGGCTTGTCCACCGCGAGCAGCCCCGCGCCCTCGAAGAGGACGCGTACCCCACCGCTCACTCGTAGTCCGAGGCCGGTACCACCTTCACCGTCCCCAGCCCCTTGAGCTGCTTCTTCACCTCGGAGGCGCGTCCCAGCAGCACGATGAGCGGCGGCTGCGCGAAGAGGTACTTCGCCGCCACCTCCACCGTCTGCTTCTGCTTCACCGCCATCAGCCGATCCCGGAACTTCTCCACCCAGTCGTCCCCGAGCCCGTGCACCCGGATGTCGCTGATGACCGAGGCCACCGACTCGTTCGTCTCCGTCCGCAGCGGGTACAGCCCCGCCAGGTACCGCTGCGCCTTCTTCAGCTCCGCCGCGGTGATTCCCTCCTGGCGCACCTTCGCCACCTCACCCAGCGTGACGTCGAGCATCTCCCGCGTCCGGTCCGTCTGGGTGAACGTGGAGATGCCGAACACACCTCCCGCGTTCATCATGTCGAAGTAGCTGTGGATGCCGTACGTCAGGCCGCGCTCCACGCGCACCTCGTTCACCAACCTCGAGGTGAACCCGCCGCCCAGCGCGTTGTTCATCGTCGTGGACGGGAAGTAGTCCGGGTGTCCCACCCGGAAGCCCGGCCCGCCGATGCGCACCTGCGTCTGCGTCTGGTCCGGCTTGTCCACCAGCAGGATCCGGCCCGTGGTCACCTTGTCGGCCGATGGCAGCCGAACCGGCGCTTCCGGTCCGCCCTCCCAGCCGGCGAAGGCCTTCTCCGCCTCGTCCGCCACCTGCTGCGGGCTCACCGCGCCCACCACCGTCAGCAGCGATACCCGGGGACCCACCCGCTCCCGGTGGAAGCGCACCAGGTCGTCCCGCGTGAAGGTCTTCACGTGCGCCGTGCTGCCACCGATGTCGTGCCCGTACGGGTGTTTGCCCCACAGCGCCCGCGTGAAGGCCCGGTCCGCGATCACCGCCGGATCGTCCAGGTCGTTGGAGAACCCCGCCAGCGCCCGCTCGCGCGCCAGCTCCACCTCGCGCTCCGGGAAGGACGGCTCGCGCACCAGCTGCCCCAACATGGACAGCATCGCCGGGAAGTGCTCCGCCGGCGTGGTGACGAAGAGCGACAGCACGTCCTCGCTGCTCCCCACGGAGAAGCTCGCGCCGACGAATTCGATCGTCTCGTCGATCTCGTCCGCGCTCATCCTCTCCGTGCCCCGGCGCAGCAGGCGCGCGGTGAAGTCCGCCAGGCCGTGCTTGTCCGCCGGATCCGTCGCGCTGCCCGCGCGGATGACGAGCCTCGCGGCCACCAGGGGCAACGGCCCGCGCTCGGCGGCCAGCACCTTCAGCCCACTCGAGGTGGTGCTCTCATGGAGGGTGGGCAGCGTCAGGGCGCCCGTCGTGGGGGCCGCCTTCTTCGTCACGACCGCCTTCTTCTTGCTCGTGGCTCGGGTGGCCATCTACTCGACGTCCTTTCCATCAGCGCTTGCGTCCGCGGGTGCTCCCGCGGTGGGGATGAGCGTCACCACGGAGCGGCGCTCGGGTGCGAAGGTCTTCGCCGCCACCGCCTTCACCTGCTCGTTCGTGGCGGCCGCGTACACCGAGGGCAGCGTCAGCCCGTCCCGCCACGAGCCGAGCAGCGCTTCGTAGTGGCCCATGGCGTGGCCCCGCCCGCTGTTCGTCGCCAGCTCCCGCAGGTGATCCGCCCGCAGGTTGTTCTTCGCCTTCTGCAGCTCGCGCTCCGTCAGGCCCTCCTCGGCCACGCGCGCCAGCTCCGCGTACAGCGCCTCCTCCACCTTGCGCGGATCCGAGTCCGGCTTCAGCTCCAGGTAGAAGAGGATGATGCCGGGATCGATCCGCCAGCCCCAGTCCACCGCCACCGACACGGCGAGCTGCGTCTCGTAGACGAGCTTCTTCACCAGCCGGCTTCCCTCGCCCTTGGCCAGCCCGTACTGGATGACGTCCAGGAGGAGCGTCTCCTGGTCGCGCGCCGCCGGGCCCCGGTAGGCGATCATCAACGCCGGGGACTGGGCGGGGTGGCGCACCTCGGCGCGGCGCTCGCCCTTCTGCTCGGGCTCGGCGTTGAGCACGGGCTCGGGCCTGGGGCCCTTGGGGATGTCCCCGTAGTAGCGGCGCACCAGCGCCAGCGTCTGCTTCGGGTCGATGTCCCCGACGATGTAGAGCACCGCGTTGTTGGGCGCGTAGTACGTGCGGAAGTACT contains:
- a CDS encoding RNA polymerase sigma factor, coding for MWNRKSAHGSGRTPSFDEEAVQHLPAIFDTALRLCGSEADAQDLTHDTYVRALAAADRYEQRTSLRAWLLTILHNLFRTRRRDQSRHPEVELDEESLPPEPETEPVRWKAVTPAQLDAAIRELPLKLREVVVLRDLQGLSYREISQVLDVPAGTVMSRLHRGRLALKEALLPRTEDVAPGDHQRDVQ
- a CDS encoding c-type cytochrome; amino-acid sequence: MNARKTSGIAALAALGLLSLGAAPRKDEAPKHQVPRSKDGDVVIALCDGETTLEVDGVKDPSKIDRKKAQEISNHLMSEWRKKNPNAHWDDPAPVLLANAQPPTPPQATKAPVANQGQSASSNADAVQKKQDANVQAGHTYGAFSARDEALWKASAEQIVQEGHKVFHDAKELGSTVAVSCDMCHPDASNTHPETYPKYQVQLGRVALLRDMINWCIENPVRGKPLAEDDPRMKAMEAYIYAQRKGVKLEYGKH
- a CDS encoding metallophosphoesterase family protein gives rise to the protein MRKPIKSIETRHYEERDAFFDGLRRLDRRSFMKIAGISAGIAASKALISPHSFQLIDVASAAPSKPRFTFAYISDTHLYKKELNDRFVRSILRAVDDVNRLDPQPDFVLFGGDLAQLGQKEELDLGKEILKSVKAPVRMMVGEHDWFLDMGEHWRSLFGEPQYSFDHKGVHFVTLMSVNEKDFWTERGMTPMERMQTVAGLDNGLQSRFEVGAAGREWLKRDLAKVDKKTPLIIFSHSPLYKYYKPWNFWTDDADDVQAILRPFENVTVIHGHTHQMLSNRIGNISFHGMLSTAWPWPYAPEGLPSLTVQMNRADPFSNFDGCGDGRFDVLEAGLVDKLYNLWDRNPVTIRSSYLASNGKNDRPAATKLPSY
- a CDS encoding cytochrome-c peroxidase: MKALTCMAVLAWGGTALAGEASPPKFPIGVSAALYDISVPPDRRPTPERVALGEKLFNDKRLSADDSVSCATCHDPKRAFTDGKATSVGIKNQVGQRNSPTVLNALFAATQFWDGRAGTLEEQAMLPILNPIEMGMPSPEAVVAKVKGIPEYRTEFQKVFGREPNYDDLASAIAAFERMQFSGNARFDRFLAGDAKALNASEKRGWALFNGKARCNTCHAGNAVSPLFSDQKFHNIGIAAHKQDFPKLAAEALKIVRTGDEKQIDELALETKFSELGRFLVTKNENDIGGFKTPTLRNVGVTGPYMHDGSLTTLWDVVDHYNKGGIANPFLDGGMQRLGLTEPEIDDLVAFMFALTADDFSQLEKQELARQRARKNIRPERDTAAALGKKGNLGDLAPNPNLDIKNPAELGLYGPVRSPEK
- a CDS encoding M16 family metallopeptidase, translating into MPKAPAKPAERTADPVLQSLFDVQEATLPNGLRVRLLANHQTPVVSLYTFFQVGSRNERPGITGISHLFEHMMFNGAKKYGPKKFDMVLESNGGRSNAYTSTDMTVYYEDFASDALEKVLDLESDRMRSLRINDDALASERQVVMEERRVRVDNDITGIMDEELGTLVWKAHPYRWPVIGWMKDIENITRQDCEQYFRTYYAPNNAVLYIVGDIDPKQTLALVRRYYGDIPKGPRPEPVLNAEPEQKGERRAEVRHPAQSPALMIAYRGPAARDQETLLLDVIQYGLAKGEGSRLVKKLVYETQLAVSVAVDWGWRIDPGIILFYLELKPDSDPRKVEEALYAELARVAEEGLTERELQKAKNNLRADHLRELATNSGRGHAMGHYEALLGSWRDGLTLPSVYAAATNEQVKAVAAKTFAPERRSVVTLIPTAGAPADASADGKDVE
- a CDS encoding M16 family metallopeptidase, yielding MATRATSKKKAVVTKKAAPTTGALTLPTLHESTTSSGLKVLAAERGPLPLVAARLVIRAGSATDPADKHGLADFTARLLRRGTERMSADEIDETIEFVGASFSVGSSEDVLSLFVTTPAEHFPAMLSMLGQLVREPSFPEREVELARERALAGFSNDLDDPAVIADRAFTRALWGKHPYGHDIGGSTAHVKTFTRDDLVRFHRERVGPRVSLLTVVGAVSPQQVADEAEKAFAGWEGGPEAPVRLPSADKVTTGRILLVDKPDQTQTQVRIGGPGFRVGHPDYFPSTTMNNALGGGFTSRLVNEVRVERGLTYGIHSYFDMMNAGGVFGISTFTQTDRTREMLDVTLGEVAKVRQEGITAAELKKAQRYLAGLYPLRTETNESVASVISDIRVHGLGDDWVEKFRDRLMAVKQKQTVEVAAKYLFAQPPLIVLLGRASEVKKQLKGLGTVKVVPASDYE
- a CDS encoding RluA family pseudouridine synthase; the protein is MSGGVRVLFEGAGLLAVDKPAGMLVIPGRGEGSGPSLREVLEEQLKRKVYVVHRLDRDTSGVMVFALEPEKHRTLSMAFESGKVRKRYLALVEGRLETPRMVDAALVPARKGRMRVARPGEEGKPSRTRVRPVEVFTAASLVEAEPQTGRTHQIRVHLLSEGHPLLVDHQYGRADPLKANELGGEGEEEVLARTPLHAARLEWPALPGVEASALESPLPEDMTRTVELLRKAPSPSGRGLG
- a CDS encoding anti-sigma factor family protein, which produces MSPSCDSVRTFLSAYLDGEATPLPRVDLERHLESCTTCAREAEDLRTLRTVVRNAWVPAPVPAGLRRSVEALRADRHPRRRLVALGGALAALAAALLVFLVPGSTAKASSLAEAAVITHQGLVNGLLPLDVAERDPTRLSALLSARLPFQVVLPKLDDATLKLDGARMVPLDGAYAAVVSYRREGEPVSLAIAPRPYAGKPSGESRTEVFRSVRFESREMHGYHVISWSEGALSYSLVSRRPADGRASCAVCHGQSSGLQRVDEFHGIR
- a CDS encoding M50 family metallopeptidase, coding for MSIDSSSPFSWQFNLGRIPILVEPSFWLMTAMFGLFGSRSWQAVLSWMAVVFVSILVHELGHALMAMGLGCDVAGIRLYMGGGLTYFDRALSRWRDVAVSAAGPFTGFLFGGLMLAVNIFIPPKSEMGQIILVDLLWVNFGWGIINLLPVPPLDGGHIVRGVLGPKRQRISLWVGVLTAGAVVALALNFRAFFIVFMFGMFGYQCWQALQVTRDIKPLEPVKVTETEPDALARGWQALRSGNESEAARLGHLALSAAKPGEESNAARDLLAWVALADGNPRYALSHLEKVDPPQAARPYSLAVAFEAAGLPERALPHALAALEKERTEAVAALAVRLLVKAQRLDEAERIAREFAWKTPAKRDAVLADVAVARGDFGGAALLHARAFEAAGRAEDAYQAARNHARAGQVAPASAWLKCALEAGYDDLETLAQEPALAEVRAAPEIAEWLARRKQGAA